One genomic region from Amphiprion ocellaris isolate individual 3 ecotype Okinawa chromosome 20, ASM2253959v1, whole genome shotgun sequence encodes:
- the id2a gene encoding DNA-binding protein inhibitor ID-2a, which produces MKAISPVRSFRKSNANLSEHSLGISRSKTPVDDPLSLLYNMNDCYSKLKELVPSIPQNKNVSKMEILQHVIDYILDLQIALDSSVALTSLHHPTRPGQTPSRTPLTTLNTDISILSLQSPELPSELMTDDSRTLHR; this is translated from the exons atgaaagcaataaGCCCAGTGCGATCCTTCCGGAAAAGCAACGCGAATCTATCAGAGCACTCCTTGGGAATCTCTCGGAGCAAGACCCCGGTGGATGACCCGCTCAGCCTGCTGTACAACATGAACGACTGCTACTCCAAGCTGAAGGAGCTGGTGCCGAGCATCCCCCAGAACAAGAACGTCAGCAAGATGGAAATCCTGCAGCATGTCATCGACTACATCCTGGACCTGCAGATCGCGCTGGACTCCAGTGTCGCACTAACCAGCCTGCATCACCCTACGCGGCCGGGGCAGACTCCATCCAGGACCCCTCTGACCACCCTCAACACAGATATCAGCATCCTGTCATTACAG tcccCGGAGTTGCCATCAGAGCTGATGACAGATGACAGCCGGACTCTGCATCGTTAA